One window of Saprospiraceae bacterium genomic DNA carries:
- the rpsG gene encoding 30S ribosomal protein S7 has protein sequence MRKHKPKKRIIEADPRFNDPLVTQFVNNMIWEGKKSTAYNIFYKAMDTVETKTTENPHEVWQRALNNVMPHIEVKPKRIGGATFQIPQEMRPARKISTAIKWLIKYSRARAGKGMADKLANEVISASKNEGAAVKKREDTHKMAESNRAFAHFKS, from the coding sequence ATGAGAAAACATAAACCAAAGAAACGAATTATAGAAGCCGACCCGCGTTTCAATGATCCACTGGTAACTCAATTCGTAAATAATATGATTTGGGAAGGTAAAAAAAGTACCGCCTATAACATATTCTATAAGGCTATGGATACAGTTGAAACGAAAACAACTGAAAATCCACATGAAGTTTGGCAAAGAGCTCTTAATAATGTAATGCCTCATATTGAGGTAAAACCTAAACGTATTGGAGGAGCCACTTTTCAAATTCCTCAAGAAATGCGTCCAGCTAGAAAAATATCCACCGCCATTAAATGGTTAATTAAATATTCAAGAGCACGTGCTGGTAAAGGAATGGCAGACAAATTAGCCAATGAGGTTATTTCAGCAAGTAAAAATGAAGGTGCGGCTGTTAAAAAACGGGAAGACACCCATAAAATGGCTGAATCCAATCGTGCATTTGCCCATTTTAAATCGTAA
- a CDS encoding 30S ribosomal protein S12 gives MPTINQLIRKGREKVVYKSKSRALQSNPQKRGVCTRVYTTTPKKPNSALRKVAKVRLTNGIEVICYIPGEGHNLQEHSIVLVRGGRVKDLPGVRYTIVRGALDTAGVNNRKKSRSKYGSKMPKK, from the coding sequence ATGCCTACTATTAACCAGCTAATTCGGAAAGGAAGGGAAAAAGTTGTGTACAAAAGTAAATCTCGTGCACTGCAATCCAACCCTCAAAAAAGGGGTGTTTGCACCAGAGTTTATACTACAACTCCCAAAAAGCCAAATTCCGCTTTACGTAAAGTGGCCAAAGTTCGTTTGACCAACGGTATTGAAGTTATTTGTTATATACCAGGTGAAGGCCATAACCTTCAAGAGCACTCAATTGTGTTAGTAAGAGGGGGAAGGGTAAAAGATCTTCCAGGAGTACGTTATACCATTGTTCGGGGTGCATTAGATACAGCCGGGGTAAACAACCGGAAAAAAAGCCGTTCGAAGTATGGTTCTAAAATGCCTAAAAAATAA
- a CDS encoding GNAT family N-acetyltransferase — translation MDFIKEICLRKATALDAQAILDLVKELAVYEKAAHEVKTEPSDYQNGLQTGLFQVLLAEHPNFGILGMCLYFPYFSTWGGKTMYLEDFIVKESFRGFGLGRILFEAFIKEAKVQGARKLKWQVLDWNEPAKNFYRHYSTKFISGWENGIIEFEPL, via the coding sequence ATGGATTTTATAAAAGAGATTTGCCTTCGGAAGGCTACAGCGCTGGATGCACAAGCTATTCTGGACCTAGTAAAAGAACTGGCGGTTTATGAAAAAGCTGCCCATGAGGTAAAAACGGAGCCTTCAGATTACCAAAATGGGCTTCAAACTGGTCTGTTTCAGGTGTTATTAGCAGAACACCCGAATTTTGGAATCCTCGGAATGTGCTTATACTTTCCCTATTTTTCAACCTGGGGTGGCAAAACAATGTATTTAGAGGACTTTATTGTTAAAGAGTCTTTTAGAGGATTTGGATTGGGCCGTATCCTTTTTGAGGCATTTATTAAAGAAGCAAAAGTTCAAGGAGCCCGAAAATTAAAGTGGCAAGTCTTGGATTGGAATGAACCCGCTAAAAATTTCTATCGCCACTACTCCACTAAATTTATCTCTGGTTGGGAAAATGGAATCATCGAGTTTGAACCCCTTTAA
- a CDS encoding CapA family protein: MSEIKNGVEQEKFYWWSSGLSVAEILELFQYRILTPRTQYRNNFHFEISPEQLQILSEPSDFNIGFIGDLMPINGKNFVLSPELSDHLKSLDLLVVNFEGVITDSKRFLAQVHHPEILEKLRTIYQGPILLNVANNHSGDFGENAFYKHLEYLNRNNFPIFGYRENPFFELNNIRFYSASLWSNQEFNVINRFTYQMHEEINRNISKNYFNIFLPHWGYEMQRYPIKKHQDFAYNLLNTWDMIIGNHTHCPQPAELIPFENEQKLIAFSLGNFCYDIFNSNQWHGAFLIAGMSLKHVKPKLVSCSYYYTHQEIPKNEIRIKLCSELNYAKRRLEMLNYLKF; encoded by the coding sequence ATGTCAGAAATTAAAAATGGAGTTGAACAAGAAAAATTTTATTGGTGGTCTTCCGGACTTTCGGTTGCAGAAATTTTAGAATTATTTCAATACAGAATTTTAACTCCACGGACACAATATCGCAACAACTTTCATTTTGAAATCAGTCCTGAACAACTTCAAATTCTTTCAGAACCTTCTGACTTTAATATTGGATTTATAGGAGACTTAATGCCTATTAATGGTAAAAATTTTGTTTTATCTCCTGAATTATCAGACCACTTGAAATCACTTGATTTGCTTGTAGTAAATTTTGAAGGTGTCATTACAGATTCGAAGCGGTTTTTAGCACAAGTTCATCATCCGGAAATCTTAGAAAAGCTCAGAACAATTTATCAGGGACCTATACTATTGAATGTGGCCAATAATCATTCCGGTGATTTTGGAGAAAATGCATTTTATAAACATCTGGAATATTTAAACCGGAATAATTTTCCTATTTTTGGATATCGTGAAAATCCGTTTTTTGAACTAAATAATATCCGATTTTACAGTGCATCACTTTGGTCCAATCAGGAATTTAATGTGATCAACCGCTTTACTTACCAAATGCATGAAGAAATTAATCGGAATATTTCAAAAAATTATTTTAATATTTTTTTACCTCATTGGGGCTACGAAATGCAACGCTACCCCATTAAGAAACATCAGGATTTTGCATATAATTTATTAAATACCTGGGATATGATTATTGGAAATCATACCCATTGTCCACAACCTGCAGAATTGATCCCATTTGAAAATGAACAAAAATTAATTGCATTTTCCTTAGGCAATTTTTGTTATGATATTTTTAATTCCAATCAATGGCATGGAGCTTTCTTGATTGCTGGAATGTCTTTAAAACATGTTAAACCAAAATTGGTATCTTGTAGTTATTATTATACACATCAAGAAATCCCTAAAAATGAAATTCGAATTAAATTGTGCTCCGAACTCAATTATGCTAAAAGACGGCTCGAAATGCTGAATTATTTAAAATTTTAA
- a CDS encoding polyprenyl synthetase family protein gives MNHQHAHFIMTNVNSIGELLKSFEMYMAKVQWTKQPVELYDPVTYILSIGGKRLRPITLLYLVDILKGDKLRALDAAYGIELFHNFSLIHDDIMDASSKRRSFDTVHVKYGQNEAILSGDLMLIESVSFIQKAQAGDTKINLMDLFLNTAREVCEGQSLDMSFEIKLDVSLEQYLEMIRLKTAVLLACCFGLAAKISKREDLTNALYSLGIQIGLAFQLEDDWLDFYSETTDFGKIKGGDILRAKKSALILELCEAMNTEVRKEFLEKYVTGNDPAKRLQEVASLLNQYSIKEKLKQRITNYKLKAQSVLDDLYINDEQKNELKLWMQFILDRRH, from the coding sequence TTGAATCATCAGCATGCCCATTTTATTATGACAAATGTAAATTCAATCGGCGAGTTACTCAAATCCTTTGAAATGTATATGGCCAAAGTTCAATGGACTAAACAACCTGTTGAATTGTATGATCCGGTAACGTATATCTTATCGATAGGCGGGAAACGACTTCGGCCAATTACCTTATTATATCTGGTTGATATTTTAAAAGGGGATAAGCTCCGTGCACTGGATGCGGCTTATGGTATCGAACTTTTTCACAATTTCAGCTTGATCCATGATGATATTATGGATGCATCTTCCAAGCGAAGAAGTTTTGATACAGTTCATGTGAAATATGGACAAAATGAAGCCATATTGTCGGGCGATTTAATGTTGATTGAAAGTGTTTCATTTATACAGAAGGCGCAAGCCGGAGATACTAAAATCAACTTGATGGATTTATTTTTAAATACGGCACGCGAAGTTTGCGAAGGCCAGTCTCTGGATATGAGTTTTGAAATCAAGCTGGATGTTTCATTGGAACAATATCTGGAGATGATTCGACTTAAAACAGCTGTTTTATTGGCGTGTTGCTTTGGGTTGGCTGCCAAAATTTCTAAACGTGAAGATTTAACAAATGCGCTCTACTCACTTGGAATTCAAATAGGATTGGCATTTCAATTGGAAGATGATTGGTTGGATTTTTATTCTGAAACCACGGATTTTGGTAAAATAAAGGGAGGAGACATTCTGAGGGCAAAAAAATCAGCTTTGATTTTAGAATTGTGTGAAGCCATGAATACGGAAGTTCGTAAAGAATTTCTAGAAAAATACGTAACGGGTAATGATCCAGCAAAACGCTTACAGGAAGTCGCCTCCTTGTTGAATCAATATTCAATTAAAGAAAAACTAAAGCAGCGGATTACGAATTATAAATTAAAAGCACAATCCGTATTAGATGATTTATATATAAACGACGAACAAAAAAATGAATTAAAACTTTGGATGCAATTTATTTTAGATCGACGGCATTAG
- a CDS encoding amidohydrolase: protein MLQTKNWNEITQKVAEKLKTIPEGEWLEGMGWHQEKWNENPGLTVNGYPFHDDLSKISPDNPVILKHASGHALIANQKAMELASINSETNSPAGGRIVKDASGKLTGVFEENAMNLIFNAFQQSFQQKTKSQQLDLLKLQAYHANTLCNQFGITSFQDAGSSLEEIRALKSLCDSQQLSIRLYVMLLNDTDSTLTDLDQLPIPMNQNQSFSCKAVKAYLDGALGSYGAWLLASYADKSDFYGQNTLPISKLQQIATTCKQKGLQLCVHGIGDRGNREILNVFENQLKSSNYDQRWRIEHAQHLDSLDIPRFKTLGVIASMQAIHCTSDAPFVIKRLGFERARQGAYAWRFLLNAGAHLANGTDCPVESVNPFECMYAAITRKRLDNGLEFFPEQKMNRIEALRSYTIWNAYAAFEESIKGSLEVGKLADFIILDRNLLECNDAEVAGCKVTKLIFGGKERSIN, encoded by the coding sequence TTGCTTCAAACTAAAAATTGGAATGAAATTACCCAAAAGGTTGCTGAAAAATTAAAAACGATCCCTGAAGGTGAATGGCTTGAGGGTATGGGGTGGCATCAGGAAAAATGGAATGAAAATCCTGGCTTAACAGTAAATGGTTACCCATTTCATGATGATCTCAGCAAAATAAGCCCTGATAATCCTGTTATTTTAAAACATGCCAGTGGTCATGCATTAATCGCAAATCAAAAAGCGATGGAACTTGCTTCAATAAATTCTGAAACCAATTCACCTGCTGGAGGTCGAATTGTAAAAGATGCAAGTGGAAAACTCACCGGAGTCTTTGAAGAAAATGCCATGAATTTGATATTCAATGCATTTCAACAGTCCTTTCAACAAAAAACCAAAAGCCAGCAACTGGATTTATTAAAATTACAGGCATACCATGCAAATACCTTATGCAATCAATTTGGGATTACTAGTTTTCAGGATGCTGGCAGCAGTTTGGAAGAAATTCGGGCATTGAAATCACTTTGTGATTCACAACAACTTTCCATAAGGCTTTACGTCATGTTGCTGAATGATACGGACAGCACTTTAACTGATCTCGACCAATTACCAATTCCAATGAATCAGAATCAATCGTTTAGTTGTAAAGCAGTCAAAGCCTATTTGGATGGAGCACTGGGAAGCTATGGTGCCTGGCTACTCGCCTCTTATGCTGATAAATCTGATTTTTATGGGCAAAACACCTTGCCCATTTCAAAACTTCAACAGATTGCTACAACCTGCAAGCAGAAAGGACTCCAACTTTGTGTACATGGAATTGGCGATCGTGGAAACAGAGAAATACTAAACGTATTTGAAAACCAATTAAAATCATCAAACTACGATCAACGCTGGCGAATCGAGCATGCTCAACATTTGGATTCATTAGACATACCCCGTTTTAAAACTTTAGGCGTCATTGCCTCCATGCAAGCAATCCATTGCACATCAGATGCGCCATTTGTAATCAAACGACTTGGATTTGAAAGAGCCCGACAAGGAGCTTATGCCTGGAGATTTTTATTAAATGCTGGAGCACATTTAGCAAATGGTACAGATTGTCCGGTAGAGTCTGTAAATCCTTTTGAATGCATGTATGCTGCCATTACCAGAAAGCGATTGGACAACGGACTGGAGTTCTTTCCTGAACAAAAAATGAATCGGATCGAAGCCTTACGGTCTTATACCATCTGGAATGCTTATGCTGCATTTGAAGAATCTATTAAAGGCAGTCTTGAAGTTGGAAAGCTTGCTGATTTTATAATCTTGGATAGGAACTTGCTGGAATGTAATGATGCAGAGGTGGCCGGATGTAAA